One window of Terriglobales bacterium genomic DNA carries:
- a CDS encoding oxidative damage protection protein, with translation MSCGSPQVPPEAGSDSKHKVFCVKFQREMPGLDEPPFDTDLGKKIYENVSAEAWKMWGEHCKMILNEYRLNPANKKDQELIVQQMEQYFFGEGAALPPEYVPPKTKQ, from the coding sequence ATGAGCTGTGGGTCGCCGCAGGTCCCGCCGGAAGCAGGCAGCGATAGCAAGCACAAGGTCTTCTGCGTGAAGTTCCAGCGGGAGATGCCCGGGCTGGACGAGCCCCCGTTCGATACCGACCTGGGGAAGAAGATCTACGAGAACGTGTCCGCCGAGGCGTGGAAGATGTGGGGCGAACATTGCAAGATGATCCTCAATGAGTATCGGCTGAACCCGGCCAACAAGAAGGACCAGGAGCTCATCGTGCAGCAGATGGAGCAGTACTTCTTCGGGGAGGGCGCGGCGCTGCCGCCGGAGTACGTGCCTCCGAAGACGAAGCAATAG